A genomic segment from uncultured Erythrobacter sp. encodes:
- a CDS encoding cytochrome b/b6 domain-containing protein, which translates to MTATTTPARRRWDPIVRITHWSIALAVLANALITEEGSGPHIWVGYGLAAILGLRLLWGLVGPAEARFAAFWPSPRKAFAHLRDIRAGTVTPHASHNPLGALMVYAIWGCLLTIIATGVTMAGPPPWDGAEREEEHRSIAVSGESHDEASEEGDGEEEGEEGLLGEIHETAANLLYLLILLHLAGVIFETRRSGKQVLVAMAPFGR; encoded by the coding sequence ATGACCGCTACAACCACACCCGCCCGTCGCCGCTGGGATCCGATCGTCCGGATCACGCACTGGTCGATCGCCTTGGCCGTGCTCGCCAATGCCCTCATCACCGAAGAAGGCTCCGGCCCGCACATCTGGGTCGGCTACGGGCTCGCCGCAATCCTCGGACTGCGCCTGTTGTGGGGGCTGGTCGGCCCGGCCGAAGCGCGCTTTGCCGCCTTCTGGCCGAGCCCGCGCAAAGCATTCGCCCATCTGCGCGACATCCGGGCTGGCACCGTCACCCCGCACGCCTCGCACAATCCGCTTGGCGCGCTGATGGTCTATGCCATCTGGGGCTGTCTGCTGACGATCATCGCCACCGGGGTCACGATGGCCGGACCGCCCCCGTGGGATGGCGCGGAGCGGGAAGAGGAACATCGCAGCATCGCTGTCTCAGGGGAGAGCCATGACGAGGCCAGCGAAGAGGGGGACGGCGAAGAGGAAGGCGAAGAAGGCCTGCTCGGCGAAATCCACGAAACTGCCGCCAACTTGCTCTACCTGCTCATCCTGCTCCACCTTGCCGGGGTAATCTTCGAGACCCGGCGGAGCGGTAAGCAGGTTCTGGTGGCGATGGCTCCGTTCGGGCGATAG
- a CDS encoding VIT family protein — MTTATAHPDDPHYVHRTGWLRASVLGANDGIISVSSLIIGVAAATPEPGAIMVAGVAALMAGAMSMAAGEYISVSSQADSEQADIRREAEALAATPADEEAELAAIYRARGLSEQTAAAVARELTTLDPLAAHVRDELGLSDQLAARPLQAALASGLTFSAAAAVPLAAAWLAPADAITFTVVAVSIIALAILGALGAKAGAAPLIPATLRVVGWGAFAMATTALVGRLFGVSV, encoded by the coding sequence ATGACAACCGCCACCGCCCACCCTGACGATCCGCACTATGTCCACCGCACCGGCTGGCTGCGGGCATCCGTACTGGGAGCCAATGACGGGATCATCTCGGTGTCTTCGCTGATCATCGGTGTGGCGGCGGCGACGCCTGAACCGGGCGCGATCATGGTTGCCGGGGTGGCGGCGCTGATGGCCGGTGCCATGTCGATGGCGGCGGGCGAGTATATCTCGGTCTCCAGCCAGGCCGATTCCGAACAGGCCGACATTCGCCGTGAGGCGGAGGCGCTGGCCGCCACGCCAGCCGACGAAGAGGCGGAGCTCGCCGCGATCTACCGCGCGCGCGGCCTCAGCGAACAGACCGCTGCTGCCGTGGCACGCGAGCTGACCACGCTCGATCCCTTGGCAGCGCACGTGCGCGACGAGCTCGGCCTGTCGGACCAGCTTGCGGCCCGCCCGTTGCAGGCGGCACTGGCATCGGGGCTGACCTTCAGCGCGGCGGCGGCCGTGCCCTTGGCGGCGGCGTGGCTCGCACCGGCCGACGCGATCACCTTCACCGTGGTGGCGGTATCGATCATCGCGCTGGCCATCCTCGGCGCGCTCGGCGCCAAAGCCGGTGCCGCGCCGCTTATCCCCGCAACGCTCCGGGTGGTGGGCTGGGGCGCGTTCGCAATGGCGACCACGGCTCTGGTGGGACGCCTGTTCGGGGTCAGTGTCTGA
- the kdpF gene encoding K(+)-transporting ATPase subunit F, translating to MTFDLLLAALVALGLFAYLVFVLLKPERF from the coding sequence ATGACCTTCGATCTCCTGCTGGCCGCGCTCGTTGCGCTCGGCCTGTTTGCCTATCTGGTGTTCGTGCTGCTCAAGCCGGAGCGGTTCTGA
- the kdpB gene encoding potassium-transporting ATPase subunit KdpB — translation MASAGMFERALVGPAIRDAFTKLDPRTLARNPVMFATAVTAATATLVLFYNLSMGTGDALFEGQLVFWLWLTVLFGNFAEALAEGRGKAQAASLRATKDQLIAYRIGRDGAAQQIPATQLQRGDVVLVVAGQQIPADGEVVAGVASVNEAAITGESAPVIREAGGDRSAVTAGTTVISDELRIKVTAEPGAGFLDRMIALVEGASRQKTPNEIALTILLTGLTLVFLIAVGTLPAFAAYAGGSIAVPVLIALFVALIPTTISGLLSAIGIAGMDRLIRFNVLAKSGRAVEAAGDIGTLLLDKTGTITIGDRQASEFVALTGVAEADLISAARLASLADETPEGRSIVVLAGEGEPLASGAEVVGFTAQTRVSGIDQQGRSIRKGAVDAVLKLGEFPESAVIELRRITDRIAQAGGTPLAVTENGRLLGAVHLKDIVKAGIRERFVELRRMGIRTVMITGDNPLTAAAIAAEAGVDDFLAEATPEDKLAYIRKEQAEGKLVAMCGDGTNDAPALAQSDVGVAMNTGTQAAREAGNMVDLDSDPTKLIEVVGIGKQLLMTRGALTTFSIANDVAKYFAILPAIFVVLYPGLGALNVMGLASPSSAILSAIIFNALIIPLLVPLALKGVAYRPMPAASQLLRNLAIYGGGGVIAPFIGIKLIDLAVAGLGLA, via the coding sequence ATGGCAAGCGCCGGGATGTTCGAGCGCGCGCTGGTGGGGCCTGCCATCCGCGACGCCTTCACCAAGCTCGATCCGCGCACGCTGGCGCGCAATCCGGTGATGTTCGCTACGGCGGTGACCGCGGCGACGGCGACGCTGGTGCTGTTCTACAACCTGTCGATGGGCACGGGCGACGCTCTGTTCGAAGGCCAGCTGGTGTTCTGGCTGTGGTTGACAGTGCTGTTCGGCAATTTCGCCGAGGCGCTGGCTGAGGGGCGCGGCAAGGCGCAGGCGGCGAGCCTGAGAGCGACCAAGGATCAGCTGATCGCCTACCGCATCGGCCGCGATGGCGCGGCGCAGCAAATCCCCGCCACACAGCTCCAGCGCGGCGATGTGGTGCTGGTGGTCGCAGGCCAGCAGATCCCGGCCGATGGCGAAGTCGTGGCCGGGGTCGCTTCGGTCAACGAGGCCGCGATCACCGGCGAAAGCGCGCCCGTGATCCGGGAGGCGGGCGGAGATCGCTCTGCCGTGACGGCGGGGACCACCGTGATCTCGGATGAACTCCGCATCAAGGTGACGGCCGAACCGGGGGCGGGCTTTCTCGACCGGATGATCGCGCTGGTCGAAGGCGCGAGCCGCCAGAAGACCCCCAACGAAATCGCGCTGACGATTCTGCTCACCGGGCTGACGCTGGTGTTCCTGATCGCGGTCGGCACGCTCCCTGCGTTTGCCGCCTATGCCGGGGGCAGCATCGCCGTGCCGGTGCTGATCGCGCTGTTTGTGGCACTGATCCCGACCACGATTTCGGGGTTGCTTTCGGCAATTGGCATCGCGGGCATGGACCGACTGATCCGCTTCAACGTGCTCGCGAAATCCGGCCGCGCGGTCGAGGCGGCGGGGGACATCGGCACGCTGTTGCTCGACAAGACCGGCACCATCACCATCGGCGACCGGCAAGCGAGCGAATTTGTGGCGCTGACCGGGGTGGCCGAGGCTGACCTGATCTCCGCCGCCCGCCTTGCCAGCCTCGCCGACGAGACGCCCGAGGGCCGCTCCATCGTGGTTCTGGCGGGCGAGGGCGAACCGCTCGCATCCGGCGCCGAGGTGGTGGGCTTCACCGCCCAGACCCGGGTCAGCGGCATCGACCAGCAGGGTCGCAGCATCCGCAAGGGTGCGGTCGACGCCGTCCTCAAGCTCGGGGAGTTCCCGGAGAGCGCGGTGATCGAATTGCGCCGGATCACCGACCGGATCGCGCAGGCAGGTGGCACCCCGCTGGCCGTGACCGAGAACGGTCGGCTGCTCGGCGCAGTGCATCTGAAGGACATCGTCAAGGCGGGCATCCGCGAACGGTTTGTCGAGCTGCGCCGGATGGGCATCCGCACCGTGATGATCACCGGCGACAACCCCTTGACCGCCGCCGCCATCGCGGCCGAGGCGGGGGTCGACGATTTCCTCGCCGAGGCGACGCCCGAGGACAAGCTCGCCTACATCCGCAAGGAACAGGCCGAGGGCAAGCTAGTCGCCATGTGCGGCGACGGCACCAATGACGCGCCTGCCCTTGCCCAATCGGATGTCGGCGTCGCCATGAACACCGGCACCCAGGCCGCGCGCGAGGCGGGCAACATGGTCGATCTCGACAGCGATCCGACCAAGCTGATCGAGGTGGTCGGCATCGGCAAGCAATTGCTGATGACGCGCGGGGCGCTCACCACTTTCTCGATCGCCAATGATGTCGCCAAGTATTTCGCGATCCTGCCCGCGATTTTCGTGGTGCTCTATCCCGGGTTAGGCGCGCTCAATGTGATGGGGCTGGCCAGCCCAAGCAGTGCGATTCTGTCCGCGATCATCTTCAACGCGCTGATCATTCCGCTGCTGGTGCCGCTGGCGCTGAAAGGGGTGGCTTACCGCCCGATGCCCGCTGCCAGCCAGCTGCTGCGCAACCTCGCGATCTATGGCGGCGGCGGCGTCATCGCGCCCTTCATCGGCATCAAGCTCATCGATCTTGCTGTTGCCGGCCTCGGCCTGGCCTGA
- the kdpA gene encoding potassium-transporting ATPase subunit KdpA, giving the protein MLASILTITLVIGGTALLSWPLGTYMAALFSGRFARADRLFTRAVGHAEGQDWKAYALALAAFNLVMFVFVFALLATHHLLPLNPDGQGATSLHLIFNTAASFVTNTNLQHYSGESTFSYLAQLGGLMWLQFVSAATGIAALAALARGIGGQASMGNFFLDVQRATFLILLPLAIIVAGWLALSGVPMTLDGAATVTTLEGAAQTIARGPVAAFIAIKQLGTNGGGFFGPNSTHPLENPSFWANLIELASIIIIPMACVWMFGRMINRPRHAMVLFGVMAALLAIKLTAAVSFESAPTMAFADLPVQQDVGNLEGKELRLGAITGPVWAALTTATSNGSVGAMHDSLNPLTGLVPMAGMWLNETFGGVGVGMINMFLYIALAVFVAGMMVGRTPEYLGHRIEGREMRLVVLALISHPLLILGGTALFAATPWGLDTLNNTGAHGFSEILYEFSSAAANNGSGFEGLGDNTPAWNIATGLVMLIARFLPIIVPLAIVGSLMAKRRSAESAGTLSVEGPTFGVMLFITILIFGALTFFPAAALGPIAEHVTLMR; this is encoded by the coding sequence ATGCTTGCAAGCATCCTTACCATCACTCTTGTCATCGGCGGCACGGCGCTCTTGTCCTGGCCGCTCGGCACATACATGGCCGCGCTGTTTTCGGGCCGTTTCGCCCGCGCTGACCGGCTGTTCACCCGCGCGGTCGGCCATGCGGAGGGGCAGGACTGGAAGGCCTATGCCCTCGCGCTGGCCGCCTTCAACCTGGTCATGTTCGTGTTCGTCTTTGCGCTGCTGGCGACCCATCACCTGCTGCCGCTGAACCCCGACGGACAGGGCGCGACCAGCCTGCACCTGATCTTCAACACCGCTGCATCCTTCGTCACCAACACCAATCTCCAGCACTATTCGGGCGAGAGCACCTTCAGCTACCTCGCACAGCTGGGCGGGCTGATGTGGCTGCAATTCGTCTCGGCCGCGACCGGGATCGCGGCGCTGGCGGCACTGGCGCGGGGGATCGGCGGGCAGGCGAGCATGGGGAACTTCTTCCTCGATGTGCAGCGGGCGACCTTCCTGATCCTGCTGCCGCTGGCGATCATCGTTGCCGGATGGCTCGCGCTTTCGGGTGTGCCGATGACGCTGGACGGCGCTGCGACCGTCACGACGCTGGAAGGCGCGGCGCAGACCATCGCCCGCGGGCCAGTGGCGGCTTTCATCGCGATCAAGCAGCTCGGCACCAATGGTGGCGGGTTCTTCGGCCCCAATTCCACCCACCCGCTCGAAAACCCCAGCTTCTGGGCGAACCTCATCGAGCTGGCCTCGATCATCATCATCCCGATGGCCTGCGTCTGGATGTTCGGGAGGATGATCAACCGCCCCCGCCATGCGATGGTGCTGTTCGGCGTGATGGCTGCGCTGCTGGCAATCAAGCTGACCGCCGCCGTTAGCTTCGAGAGCGCCCCCACCATGGCCTTTGCCGACCTCCCGGTTCAGCAGGACGTTGGCAATCTCGAAGGCAAGGAATTGCGCCTCGGCGCGATCACCGGGCCAGTCTGGGCGGCACTGACCACCGCGACCAGCAATGGTTCGGTCGGCGCGATGCATGACAGCCTCAACCCGCTCACCGGCCTCGTGCCGATGGCCGGGATGTGGCTCAACGAGACCTTCGGCGGCGTCGGTGTCGGCATGATCAATATGTTCCTCTACATCGCGCTCGCCGTGTTCGTGGCAGGGATGATGGTGGGGCGAACGCCGGAGTATCTCGGCCACCGGATCGAGGGGCGCGAGATGCGGCTGGTGGTGCTGGCGCTGATCAGCCACCCGCTGCTGATCCTCGGCGGCACGGCGCTGTTCGCGGCGACCCCGTGGGGGCTGGACACCCTCAACAACACGGGCGCACACGGTTTTTCCGAGATCCTCTATGAGTTCAGCTCTGCCGCCGCCAACAATGGCTCCGGGTTCGAAGGGCTGGGTGACAACACCCCGGCGTGGAACATCGCCACCGGCCTGGTCATGCTGATCGCGCGGTTCCTGCCGATCATCGTCCCGCTCGCCATCGTCGGCTCACTGATGGCCAAGCGCCGCAGCGCCGAAAGCGCGGGCACGCTGAGCGTCGAGGGGCCGACCTTCGGGGTGATGCTGTTCATCACCATCCTGATCTTCGGCGCACTGACCTTCTTCCCCGCCGCCGCGCTCGGCCCGATTGCCGAGCATGTCACCCTGATGCGCTGA
- the kdpC gene encoding potassium-transporting ATPase subunit KdpC encodes MQYIFPSIRLWLVTFFVCVVLYTALILGFAQGITPYSANGSIIEVGGKAVGSELVAQKFTSPRYFWPRPSAPDYNAMGAAGSNKSPTSPDLTARAQETIKAYGATATNPIPADLVAASGGGLDPHISLAGALYQVDRVAEARGLTPAAMKQLVEGQAISVGGMLAPERIVNVLELNLALDRLER; translated from the coding sequence ATGCAATACATCTTTCCCTCGATCCGTCTGTGGCTGGTCACCTTCTTCGTCTGCGTGGTGCTCTACACCGCCTTGATCCTTGGCTTTGCGCAAGGGATCACGCCCTACAGCGCCAACGGCTCGATTATCGAGGTTGGCGGCAAGGCGGTGGGCAGCGAGCTTGTCGCGCAGAAGTTCACCAGCCCTCGCTACTTCTGGCCGCGGCCGTCCGCGCCCGATTACAACGCGATGGGTGCGGCGGGCAGCAACAAGTCTCCCACCAGTCCCGATCTTACCGCCCGTGCGCAAGAGACGATCAAGGCGTATGGCGCGACCGCCACCAACCCGATCCCGGCCGACCTTGTGGCGGCATCGGGCGGGGGGCTTGATCCCCACATCAGCCTTGCCGGAGCGCTGTATCAGGTGGACCGCGTCGCCGAAGCGCGCGGCCTGACCCCGGCAGCGATGAAGCAGCTCGTCGAGGGACAGGCGATCAGCGTCGGCGGAATGCTCGCGCCCGAGCGGATCGTCAATGTGCTCGAACTCAATCTGGCGCTCGACCGGTTGGAGCGGTAG
- a CDS encoding sensor histidine kinase KdpD encodes MDDPRPATDAERFLRLAQREARGRLTVYLGAAPGVGKTYRMLQDAERRQGEGVDVVVGIAESHGRSETAMLLEPFAVLPRTAFNYEGHSLDEFDIDAALERRPGLILVDELAHTNAPGSRHPKRWQDVAELLVSGIDVATTLNIQHIESLNDIVAGFTHVRVRETVPDSILDSAEIILVDLPPEALIERLNAGKIYLPETAGQALANFFTPAKLAALRELALRFAAGSVDRRLLDDLAISPAEGDFAVGERLLVAVSPGKGGARVIRHAKRLADLAHASWTAVVVESGGARGVAGSQREQLAENLALASSLGAGLMTVAATDVAQALVDQARELRASQIVVGKSRRSRWFEWRHGSIAQDVIRKARGIAVQVVPLDEADEKPARVREANPYSAPALALMLVVAMVVPLWMTEAWLPASAIDMLLLLPVIVAASMIGLQAGLWAAVFAALAYNFFFTAPRFTLFITSAGDILTFAALALVAGVIGALAGKVRRQAETSAGVARLNASLARYAGLLGGVSDREATARIACREIGALLGVQAIIVADEAGHMVVRGNDSFARLDLVDEAAARWTLEHGQATGRDTGTLNAADWQFHPLQTALGIMGALGVARPEQGRVIRADDATLLASLIDQTALAHERLVLEEDARQVDGLRERDRLRGALLGSIAHDLRTPLTAVIAATETIPAAGGYAAEVRIARTEARRLERFLGDLLEASRIEHGAIEPRLESLDLTDVVAAVLRDLRQDREGGRVDTRIAPDCPLIMSDPVLLRHVLINLIDNALKFAPEDTRIDVAVDTAPDGVTCAVRDRGPGLPPDHASLFERFERLEGSDRVGGSGLGLWIARNFTEALGGSIIASNREGGGAAFVVTLPVAASGSEALRPTDDA; translated from the coding sequence ATGGACGATCCGCGCCCCGCCACTGATGCCGAGCGCTTCCTGCGCCTCGCACAGCGCGAGGCGCGGGGGCGGCTGACGGTCTATCTCGGCGCGGCGCCCGGCGTCGGCAAGACCTACCGGATGCTGCAAGATGCAGAGCGGCGGCAGGGTGAGGGCGTGGATGTGGTCGTCGGCATCGCCGAAAGCCACGGCCGCAGCGAGACCGCAATGCTGCTTGAGCCCTTCGCGGTGTTGCCCCGCACAGCGTTCAACTACGAGGGCCATTCTCTCGACGAGTTCGATATCGACGCCGCGCTGGAACGCCGACCCGGTCTGATCCTGGTCGACGAATTGGCCCACACCAATGCGCCGGGCAGTCGCCACCCCAAGCGCTGGCAGGACGTCGCCGAATTGCTCGTCTCGGGGATCGACGTCGCGACGACGCTCAACATCCAGCACATCGAAAGCCTCAACGACATTGTTGCTGGCTTTACCCATGTCCGGGTGCGCGAGACGGTGCCGGACAGCATCCTCGATTCCGCCGAGATTATCCTCGTTGACCTCCCACCCGAGGCGCTGATCGAGCGGTTGAATGCGGGCAAGATCTACCTGCCCGAAACCGCCGGACAGGCGCTCGCCAATTTCTTCACCCCGGCCAAGCTGGCCGCCTTGCGCGAATTGGCGCTGCGCTTTGCGGCAGGATCGGTCGACCGCCGCCTGCTTGACGATCTCGCTATCAGCCCGGCCGAGGGCGACTTTGCTGTGGGCGAGCGGCTGCTGGTCGCGGTCAGCCCCGGCAAGGGCGGAGCGCGGGTGATCCGCCATGCCAAGCGGCTGGCCGACCTTGCCCATGCGTCCTGGACCGCCGTCGTTGTCGAAAGCGGCGGCGCGCGCGGTGTTGCGGGCAGCCAGCGCGAACAGCTGGCCGAGAATCTCGCGCTGGCGTCTTCGCTGGGCGCAGGACTGATGACAGTCGCCGCAACCGATGTGGCCCAAGCATTGGTCGATCAGGCGCGGGAACTGCGCGCGAGCCAGATTGTGGTCGGCAAAAGCCGCCGCAGCCGGTGGTTCGAATGGCGACACGGCTCGATCGCACAGGATGTGATCCGCAAGGCGCGGGGGATCGCCGTGCAGGTCGTCCCGCTGGACGAGGCAGACGAGAAGCCCGCGCGGGTGCGCGAGGCCAATCCCTATTCTGCCCCGGCGCTGGCGCTGATGCTGGTGGTGGCGATGGTGGTGCCACTGTGGATGACGGAGGCGTGGCTGCCTGCCAGCGCCATCGACATGCTGTTGCTGCTGCCGGTGATTGTCGCAGCCAGCATGATCGGGCTGCAAGCCGGGTTATGGGCGGCGGTGTTCGCGGCGCTGGCGTATAATTTCTTCTTCACCGCGCCGCGCTTCACGCTGTTCATCACCAGCGCGGGCGACATCCTGACCTTTGCCGCGCTGGCTCTGGTGGCGGGCGTGATCGGCGCGCTCGCAGGCAAGGTGCGGCGGCAGGCCGAAACCAGCGCCGGAGTGGCGCGCCTCAACGCCAGCCTCGCAAGGTATGCCGGGCTGCTCGGCGGCGTGTCCGACCGCGAAGCGACCGCGCGCATCGCCTGCCGCGAGATCGGCGCGCTGCTGGGCGTTCAGGCGATTATCGTCGCCGACGAAGCGGGTCACATGGTTGTGCGCGGGAACGATAGCTTTGCGCGGCTTGATCTGGTGGACGAAGCGGCAGCGCGCTGGACGCTGGAGCATGGGCAAGCGACCGGCCGCGATACCGGCACGCTCAACGCTGCCGACTGGCAGTTCCACCCGCTCCAGACCGCGCTCGGGATCATGGGCGCGCTGGGCGTGGCCCGACCTGAACAAGGCCGCGTGATCCGCGCGGACGATGCCACCCTGCTCGCCTCATTGATCGACCAGACGGCGCTCGCCCACGAACGGCTGGTGCTGGAAGAAGATGCGCGGCAGGTCGATGGCTTGCGCGAACGTGACCGGCTGCGCGGCGCCTTGCTCGGCAGCATCGCACATGATCTGCGCACGCCGCTGACGGCTGTGATCGCCGCCACCGAAACGATCCCGGCCGCCGGCGGTTATGCCGCAGAAGTCCGGATCGCGCGGACCGAAGCCCGGCGGCTCGAACGGTTTCTGGGCGACCTGCTCGAAGCCTCGCGGATCGAACATGGCGCGATCGAGCCGCGGCTTGAAAGTCTTGACCTGACCGATGTGGTCGCAGCCGTCCTGCGCGATCTCAGACAAGACCGCGAAGGCGGCCGGGTCGACACTCGCATCGCACCGGATTGCCCGCTGATCATGAGCGACCCGGTCTTGCTGCGCCATGTGCTGATCAACCTGATCGACAATGCGCTGAAGTTTGCGCCTGAGGACACCCGCATTGACGTTGCGGTCGACACAGCGCCCGATGGCGTCACCTGCGCCGTCAGGGATCGCGGCCCCGGCCTGCCGCCCGATCACGCCAGCCTGTTTGAACGCTTTGAACGCCTCGAAGGGAGCGACCGGGTGGGCGGCTCTGGCCTCGGCCTGTGGATCGCGCGCAATTTCACCGAGGCGCTGGGCGGAAGCATAATTGCCAGCAATCGCGAAGGCGGCGGAGCGGCGTTTGTGGTGACCTTGCCAGTTGCGGCAAGCGGCAGCGAAGCGCTACGTCCTACTGATGATGCGTAA
- a CDS encoding response regulator transcription factor: MRKDVLIIDDEPSIRRLLTSALDRAGITHAEAANAGEALRYAGATPAPLVALLDLGLPDRDGLEIVPQLAALGLSVIILTARDATQEKVAALDLGADDFVTKPFDSEELLARIRSALRRKAGPLINVHRREFAGGHIDRDTHEVIVRGERADLTPREFNLLWALADRPGRVVTHESLLEQVWGPAHRHDLDYLRVAIRSLRRKLELAPATPRLLINEPGVGYRVAET, encoded by the coding sequence ATGCGTAAGGACGTTCTCATCATTGATGACGAGCCTTCGATCCGCAGGCTCCTGACCAGCGCGCTTGACCGCGCGGGAATCACCCATGCCGAAGCCGCCAATGCGGGCGAAGCGCTGCGATATGCCGGGGCGACCCCTGCACCCTTGGTGGCGCTGCTCGATCTCGGCCTGCCGGACCGCGATGGGCTGGAGATCGTGCCGCAGCTGGCGGCGCTGGGTCTCTCGGTGATCATCCTGACCGCGCGCGATGCGACACAGGAGAAGGTCGCCGCGCTCGACCTTGGGGCAGATGATTTCGTCACCAAGCCGTTCGACAGCGAGGAATTGCTCGCCCGCATCCGCTCTGCGCTCAGGCGCAAGGCGGGGCCGCTCATCAATGTCCACCGGCGCGAGTTTGCGGGCGGCCACATCGACCGCGATACGCATGAGGTCATCGTCCGCGGAGAGCGGGCCGACTTGACCCCGCGTGAGTTCAACCTGCTGTGGGCGCTGGCCGACCGGCCTGGGCGCGTGGTGACGCATGAGAGCCTGCTTGAACAGGTATGGGGCCCGGCGCACCGGCACGATCTCGACTACCTGCGGGTTGCGATCCGGTCCCTGCGGCGCAAGCTGGAACTGGCACCGGCCACCCCTCGGCTGCTGATCAACGAGCCGGGGGTGGGTTACCGGGTGGCGGAGACCTGA